Below is a genomic region from Scheffersomyces stipitis CBS 6054 chromosome 8, complete sequence.
ACACCAAAGTCACAAAGTTTGAACTCTCCTTTATGGGTCATAAGCACATTGCTAGGTTTGATATCTCTGTGAATGATTTTGTGAGTAGTGTAAAGATACGACAAGCCACTGAGAATCGAGTACGCAAGCTTCTTAAGCACATAAAGTGGGAACTGTTTGTCATCGCAGAGAGGGAGTATCTTGTCTAGAGAACCACAATTACAATACTCCATGCAGATCACGATGGTGTTGTTAGTGTTGAGGAAAGCACCGTAGAACTCAATGATGTACGGAGACTGGCATTCGTGCAAGATCCGTAATTCGCGAATAATCTGAGTCTGTATCACCGTTTTTAGATCGATATGAATCGTTTTCTTAGCCATGGTTTTCTGAGTTGGTACATGCAAAATCTTGCAGACCGTTCCTGAATTGCCTGAGCCCAAATTCTTGAGAGTTACCAAATCGTCGTTGTTCAAAGTAAATGATGAGGTCGTGGCTATGGGAGACATGGTATTATTTTGTAGGATCATAGAGTTATCCACCAAATTGTTGACCCTGTTGTTGGGCTCCAAGGGAGACGATGCTGAAGACTTAGTAGGAGAAATGGAAGATATGACTGTTTGCCGTTTTCGGTTCAAAGGAGTTACATGTTGGTTTAAAGATGCAGTGGAAAGCTCCAAATTTGAGATCTGATTTATGATCAAGTTCGTAGACGACTGCTGGTCGGGATCGAACTTTGtgtttgtttgtttgaCGTCGATCTGATCTGGTTTCTTGTAGTCGACTGTCTGGCTGATGATGTAACCGGAATGCAGGGGCTGGCTGtccttctgtttcaaaTTAAGGAGTGGAGCAGGTCTCACATTGATGCGATTCTGTCTTAGAGAAGAGCCTTCAAATTTCAAGGAGGAATGGTCAGTGTCTGTGAATTTTGCTTCTGGAGAAGCGTTCaacgacaacttcttgaagttctttctcttcaatgtCTTGGACTGAAGAATGCCAGAGTCAGTATCGGCTATGCGAGGAGATCCTGCAAGAGGAGAACCAGTGGAGAAATGCGTACTCTCAATAGGAGTTGACGGTATAGGCGGTAACTTCTTATCCTTGGTGGAGCATAGGGATGACAGCGAGTTGTTGCTGAGGTGCATCATGATGGAAACGAGTGATTGGTACAAATAATGAAGATAAAACTAGAtgagatgaaaaattgatgTGAAACAGACTAAGGCGGACTAAACTGATAACTACTACTGATTATGAGGTTATAAGTAGTAACTATAATGATAAGAGATGAATTGACGAAGCTACCGTAATGTGGATACAAGCATcaaatcaatttcaaaaccAATGAATCAAGTTACAAACAACTTCGCCTAATCTGTCGCGAATGTTTCCTctggaagttgaaaattgaaagcaCTGAGAGCGAATAATCAAACTATGTCGGAAAGGAAGGATAATAGAGACTGGGGACACAAGACAAGCGCTGGTTCCACAGATGGCCGTATGCTTGAGGTGATGGTGGTTGATAGGGCCGGAACGTGGCAGTGTACTAGTTTGCGTTTAGCAAAAAATAGTGTTGGAGCAATTGTTAGATGTCAAGTTCAGCCAATCTTGTTTTGTTAGCTACAACTCACTATCGGCTGAATGTCGTGGACCGAGGGTGGATGTCGCGTGTCGCAGGCGCAAAGTAAGGGAAACAATGCTACGATATGTGGGGAATCTTTTTGTTAGCTGGAAAAGGATGCGAATCTGCCTCAGCCAATTTTCTGGTCTCTGTGATTCTTCTAAGGTGTTGGATCTTCAGCGTAGTTACTATATCAGTAGCGTTTCTTCGTTGAAGATATAGATGCTCGACTTCGTAGAGAAGCATTGCTGCGTTTTCTCTGAGAATTATACTGGTGATAGCTGACAAGGCCATTTGGCTAGACCTTCTCGTTACCCATCTGAAACTTATCTGGCACCTGTTTTGATTGCATACAATCCTGTCAGCTGCTACCGTAACGTCGCCTCAAGCTAGCTTGGCTATACGTTTCAGAAGGTAAGCTTTTCGAGGCAGGTGAATTGACCTGTGGATCATACAGTATCAACTGAGAATCGCACTAAGTCAGTGCCTATGTCTCGTTGTCCCATACAATTTCCATACCTTATTGCAACGGCAGCTGCCCTTATGAAATGCAACCACTCTTTTGCACGACATAATGGTTCGATAATGGTGCCGTAATAGTAAGGGCCGTGGGGGCTGGTGTGAAGACTGCAAACTGCCAAATCGTCGTACCTTCATCACTTTTGGACTCTCTCCCACGCAGCTTTATAGTGTCTTACGCAATTGGCCCAAACTCGGTACCTGAACTGCTGACCCGCTAACGTCATAATCAGAAATTTTTGACGAGACGATGACGTAGGTGTCACTGCACTTGAATCGATCTAGACGGGTGCCACAAAGTGCCAACTGCAATTGTCCGGTAATATTTCCGTCTGCTACCACAACCACACAATCGATGGCATTATGCaccatcttgttgaaacaGATGGACCTTGCATGCTGCACTGCTTCTCCTCAAAAATTATGATTGTATGCAGGAGACAGAAGCTTACCTGTGTTGGATAGCGTCTTGTGAAACATTTGCTATACTCTAATTGCCAATTCTTGGGAATCAGAGTTGTCTCAAGCAAAGGGTCACGAAACGTTCTCCGTTTAACTTCCTGGTAGTTGTCTTCGCTCTAAACTTTAAACCCTTAGATTGCATCGTACTGCAGATGATGCATGTACCCCTTGATTTCTCGTGGGAAATATTTCTGCTCCACCAAGCATGCGCATTCGTAGAGCGCCAATCTTCATTTCCCTTGTTCTGATCTACGCTAGTGGTAGTTACTAATATTTCTATTTCCTAGATAAACCCGACACCACTATTAAAATGTGAAATAACGAAAGAGATTAATAAATATGTACAATAAAAGAATCGTAAGCGAATCGTAACCCAATGACCATGTCCTATAATTAGGCACCCTGGAACTCGTAGACCGTGCCCTTAGAGGGGTCATATTGCTTTAGCTGTGTGCTCATAACTTGCTGCGGTTGGTTCTGTTGCTGATGGGCTTGTGTGAATACCTGGTTAAAGGCCTGTTGCTGGATTATAGCTTGGTTATACTGCGCTTGCGCAAACTGTTGAGCATTGAAGTTTTGATTCATAGGAAGCTGCGGATACTGGGCTTCTGCAGCCCCGGAAAGAATTGCCATTGCTGCGTGCTGATCATTGGGCATTATAGcaagttgttgagaaaTAGCATTCCCATTGTGTGAAATATTATTCATCATAGAATTTGTAGAATCATGGTTGTTGCCATTAGTATTGAGACTGTCGATACTAGTGTTGGGCGACGACTTGGACATTCTCTTTTTCCTGTTCCGACAGTTGACACACACCTTGTGCTTACCAACATCGGCAGGAGGTAGGGCTTTAGCACAGCGATTGCAATTGCCCATTTTCTCTAGATTTGTACGCCTTATTTTGTCATTTTCTCTACATCGCTGACATACTTTGTAGTTCCCGGCTTTGGCATCTTTTTTGGCCGGCTGCTTGATGTCATCTCCTACTATGATGGAGGCATCTAGTGGTCCAGAGCAATGTACACATTTACCCTGAGC
It encodes:
- the STE7 gene encoding Serine/threonine-protein kinase STE7 homolog (go_function protein kinase activity; ATP binding~go_process protein amino acid phosphorylation), encoding MMHLSNNSSSSLCSTKDKKLPPIPSTPIESTHFSTGSPLAGSPRIADTDSGILQSKTLKRKNFKKLSLNASPEAKFTDTDHSSLKFEGSSLRQNRINVRPAPLLNLKQKDSQPSHSDQIDVKQTNTKFDPDQQSSTNLIINQISNLELSTASLNQHVTPLNRKRQTVISSISPTKSSASSPLEPNNRVNNLVDNSMILQNNTMSPIATTSSFTLNNDDLVTLKNLGSGNSGTVCKILHVPTQKTMAKKTIHIDLKTVIQTQIIRELRILHECQSPYIIEFYGAFLNTNNTIVICMEYCNCGSLDKILPLCDDKQFPLYVLKKLAYSILSGLSYLYTTHKIIHRDIKPSNVLMTHKGEFKLCDFGVSRELTNSLAMADTFVGTSTYMSPERIQGLNYGVKSDVWSMGLMLIELANGVPVWSDDEAGQTGGPEGILDLLQRIVNETPPTLTGKINNITKQKFDPLLCQFIDSSLIKDDSLRKSPRELLDDKDGFLKGVEEGVFEKDVKSWAKKIRKLHKEKTEDK